A window of Dehalococcoidales bacterium genomic DNA:
CTGACGGTAGTGACCGCAGACAGCAGTTCCTTTCAGGTCTCGATAGTTGATTATACCCGCCAGCATACCACGCTGGGTAACCGGCGAGTGGGTGACCTGGTCAATCTCGAGGTAGATATTATCGCCAAATATGTGGAGCAGCTCGGTCAGGCTCGCAGCTCCGGCATAACCGCCGATTTCTTACAGGAGCAGGGCTTTTCGCTGAGTTAATTTATCCTTCAAGCGAGGGGGTGAGTATGGAATTATCAAGCATTGCTGAAGCTATTGAGGAGATAAAAGCCGGCAAGCTCATTATTATCGTTGATGACCAGGGTAGGGAGAACGAAGGCGACTTTGCTCTGGCCGCGGAGAAGGTTACCCCGGAACTGATTAACTTTATGGCATCACAGGGCCGGGGATTGATTTGCCTGCCGGTTACCGGTAAGCGACTGGATGAACTGAGGATTCCGTTGATGGTCAGGGAGAATACCTCAAAACATACCACTGCTTTCACGATATCGGTGGAGGCGAAACAAGGAGTCAGCACGGGTATTTCCGCCGCGGACCGGGACAAGACAATAAAGACCGTGATTGACCCGGCGACCAAGCCGGAGGATTTAGCTCGGCCGGGGCACATCTTTCCATTGCGGGCCAGGGAGGGTGGTGTTTTAGTCCGGGCGGGACATACCGAGGCGGTAGTGGACCTGGCCAGGCTGGCCGGACTTTATCCGGCGGGGGTCATTTGCGAGATTATGAATGAGGACGGTACCATGGCACGGCTACCTCAACTGCAGGTAATGGCAGAGAAGTATGGGATGAAGATTATCAGTGTCGCCGACCTCATTGTCTATCGCCGCCGACACGAGAAGCTGGTGCATCGGGTGACCGAGACCAAATTGCCCACAAAGTACGGTAACTTTACCGCTATCGCCTACCGCAGTGATACTGACCCGGACGAACATATCGCTTTAGCGATGGGCAACGTCGCTACCGACGAGCCAATACTGGTGCGGGTTCATAGTGAATGCCTGACCGGCGACGTATTCGGTAGCCTTCGTTGTGACTGCGGGGAGCAGATTGCTCTGGCAATGAAAAGGATTGCCGATGAAGGAAGGGGCGTTTTACTTTATATGAGGCAGGAAGGACGGGGTATCGGCTTCCATAACAAGCTGCGAGCTTATGCCCTTCAAGACCAGGGACTGGACACGGTGGAAGCCAATCTGGTCTTAGGCTTCCCCGCCGACTTACGGGACTACGGCATTGGCGCCCAGATTCTGGTTGACCTGGGTTTGCGCCAAATCAGGATGCTGACCAATAACCCCAAAAAGGTAGTCGGTTTGGAGGCTTACGGGCTAAAGGTAGTGGAAACGGTACCCATTGTTTGCCCGCCTAACCCCTATAATCTACATTACCTGGAGACCAAACAGAAAAAATTAGGGCACGCTTTAGAGCTACCTGATGTTGACGATAAACAGACGGGTAAAAGTGATTAAGTGACCCGATGATAAGGATAAGGAGGCCAAATGGGTAAGAATTTTGAAGGTCTATTACTGGGTAAAGGGTTAAAGTTCGGTTTAGTTGTCTCCCGCTTTAATGAATTTATCACCAGGAAATTGCTGGAAGGGGCGCAGGATGCTTTGGTGCGTCACGGCGTGAGACAAGAGGACATCGATATTGCCCGGGTACCGGGCGCATTTGAGATTCCATTAGGCGCTCAGAGATTAGCCCAGACCAAGAAATATGATGCTATTATCTGCCTTGGCGCCGTAATTCGTGGCGCCACGCCTCACTTTGAGTAT
This region includes:
- a CDS encoding bifunctional 3,4-dihydroxy-2-butanone-4-phosphate synthase/GTP cyclohydrolase II, encoding MELSSIAEAIEEIKAGKLIIIVDDQGRENEGDFALAAEKVTPELINFMASQGRGLICLPVTGKRLDELRIPLMVRENTSKHTTAFTISVEAKQGVSTGISAADRDKTIKTVIDPATKPEDLARPGHIFPLRAREGGVLVRAGHTEAVVDLARLAGLYPAGVICEIMNEDGTMARLPQLQVMAEKYGMKIISVADLIVYRRRHEKLVHRVTETKLPTKYGNFTAIAYRSDTDPDEHIALAMGNVATDEPILVRVHSECLTGDVFGSLRCDCGEQIALAMKRIADEGRGVLLYMRQEGRGIGFHNKLRAYALQDQGLDTVEANLVLGFPADLRDYGIGAQILVDLGLRQIRMLTNNPKKVVGLEAYGLKVVETVPIVCPPNPYNLHYLETKQKKLGHALELPDVDDKQTGKSD
- the ribH gene encoding 6,7-dimethyl-8-ribityllumazine synthase, with protein sequence MGKNFEGLLLGKGLKFGLVVSRFNEFITRKLLEGAQDALVRHGVRQEDIDIARVPGAFEIPLGAQRLAQTKKYDAIICLGAVIRGATPHFEYIAAEVTKGIARVSLDFGLPVSYGVVTADTLEQAIERAGTKAGNRGFDAAVDA